Proteins encoded in a region of the Chelonoidis abingdonii isolate Lonesome George chromosome 2, CheloAbing_2.0, whole genome shotgun sequence genome:
- the TMEM70 gene encoding transmembrane protein 70, mitochondrial, which translates to MQLLAAGGSRARALAFWLRSAGQCAAASLPRPPGVRAPAARSPRWAALNDPPSASSCGVPMLPRARGPGSVGALPRAEGRLEQIIFSPVVPVRCFSASSFHGQLEDGRLVYTGSLAKAVLGVKFFSYSTSMFSFCMVPYIILNTDIGVESVFLKTAFYGIVGFFTFITPVTLHLLTKGYVVRLYHKAETDTYTAITYNAMLAEKRTVFHQRDVKVPDISKMFTTFYAKTKSMLVNPMLFTYPQDYNHLMGYDKPFYFDLEEQKESSESK; encoded by the exons ATGCAGCTCTTGGCTGCGGGCGGCTCCCGAGCCCGGGCGCTGGCGTTCTGGCTGCGGAGCGCTGGGCAGTGTGCAGCTGCCTCGCTGCCTCGTCCTCCGGGGGTCCGCGCACCAGCGGCGCGCAGCCCACGATGGGCGGCTCTGAACGACCCTCCGAGCGCGTCTAGTTGCGGGGTCCCAATGCTGCCGCGGGCCCGAGGTCCAGGATCAGTTGGAGCCCTTCCCAGGGCTGAAGGGAGACTAGAACAG ATCATATTTTCTCCTGTGGTACCTGTTCGCTGCTTCAGCGCCTCCTCCTTTCATGGACAACTAGAAGATGGAAGACTGGTATACACTGGCAGTTTGGCAAAGGCTGTGTTGG GTGTGAAGTTTTTCTCTTACTCTACGAGCATGTTTAGCTTTTGCATGGTGCCCTACATCATCTTGAACACTGACATTGGAGTTgaaagtgtgtttttaaaaactgcGTTTTACGGCATTGTAGGATTCTTTACATTTATAACACCAGTTACCCTGCATCTGCTTACAAAGGGTTATGTGGTTCGACTGTATCATAAGGCTGAGACGGACACATACACTGCCATTACATATAATGCTATGTTGGCAGAAAAAAGAACTGTGTTCCATCAGAGGGATGTCAAGGTTCCAGACATCAGCAAGATGTTTACAACATTTTATGCCAAAACTAAATCAATGCTTGTTAATCCAATGCTTTTCACATACCCACAGGATTATAACCATCTCATGGGCTATGACAAACCTTTTTATTTTGACTTGGAGGAACAGAAAGAATCC